The nucleotide sequence GGACGAGGTGATCGACAAGGTCGGCCTCACCGAGAAGGCCGGGGCGCGGATCAAGACGCTCTCCGGCGGGCAACGCCGCCGCGTCGACGTCGCGCTCGGCATCATCGGGCGCCCCGAGCTGCTCTTCCTCGACGAGCCGACCACCGGCTTCGACCCCGAGGCGCGGCGGCAGTTCTGGGCGCTGATCAGCGACCTCGCCGCCGAAGGCACCACCATCCTGCTCACCACGCACTACCTCGACGAGGCCGAAGCGCTCGCCGACCGCGTCGCGGTGATCGCGCGCGGCGAGATCGTCGCGCAGGACACCCCGCAGAACCTGGGCGGCCGGGCGGCCGCCGAGGCCACCGTGCGCTGGGTCGACGACCGCGGCGAGCACGTCGAGCGGACCGCGTACCCGACCAAGCTCGTCACCGAGGTCTCTGCTGGGGGTAGGGAGCTCGCCGGGCTGACCGTGACCAGGCCGAGCCTGGAGGACATCTACCTCGACCTGATCGGAGACCAGGCATGAGCACTGCGACATCCAGAGCCCTGCCCGGCCCGCTGTCCCTCGGCCTGG is from Amycolatopsis mediterranei and encodes:
- a CDS encoding ABC transporter ATP-binding protein gives rise to the protein MTTAVSVRGLRKQYPGHLAVAGLDLEIAQGEVFSLLGPNGAGKTTTVEILEGHRRRTAGEVTVLGEDPGKAGRAWRARLGIVLQTATDAAELSVAETVRHFAKYYPDPRDPDEVIDKVGLTEKAGARIKTLSGGQRRRVDVALGIIGRPELLFLDEPTTGFDPEARRQFWALISDLAAEGTTILLTTHYLDEAEALADRVAVIARGEIVAQDTPQNLGGRAAAEATVRWVDDRGEHVERTAYPTKLVTEVSAGGRELAGLTVTRPSLEDIYLDLIGDQA